The nucleotide window CGTCGAGGCGGTGTCACTCGGGCGGGTTCCGTTCGTGGAACCCGACCTCGCGATAGCCGTGAGCGGCGCCGTCAGTGTGGGCCGGCTCACCGCCTCAACGGTCGTGCCCGAGGCCGACGCCTTCATCATCGCCGTGCCGACCCCCTTCCTGCCAGACCATTCGGCCGACCTGTCCTACATCAGGGCTGCCGTCGACCAGATCGCCCCCAACCTCAAGCCAGGCAACCTCGTTGTGCTCGAATCCACTTCCCCGCCGGGCACCACTGACCAGGTCAGCAGGTGGCTGGCCGTCCTGCGGCCCGACCTGCGGTTTCCGCACGAGGTCGACGGAATGTCCGACGTCTGCGTTGCGCATTGCCCCGAACGAGTGCTTCCTGGCCGGATCATGATCGAGATGATCACGAACGACCGGGTGATCGGTGGCATCACCCGCCGCTGCGCCGACAAGGCGGCTGCCCTGTACCGGGTGTTCGCCCAGGGCAAGATCCTCACGACCGACGCCGCCAGCGCGGAGATGGCGAAGCTGGTGGAGAACGCCTACCGGGACGTCAACATCGCGTTCGCCAATGAGCTGTCGCTCATCAGCGAGCGGCTCCGGCTCGACGTCTGGGAGATCATCGGCCTCGCCAACCACCATCCCCGGGTCAACATCCTCAGCCCGGGGCCGGGTGTGGGCGGGCATTGCATAGCCGTCGATCCGTGGTTCATCGTCGGCGCTGCGCCCGACCTCGCGCGCATTATCCGCACCGCGCGTGAGGTCAACGATTCCAAGCCCCTGCACGTGGCACAGCAGGTCGGCGACAAGGCCTCACGGTTCCGGGAACCGACCGTGGCCTGTCTTGGCCTGTCGTTCAAGGCCAACGTGGACGACATGCGGGAGAGCCCGGCAGTAGATGTCGTGGTCGCCATCGCCGACGCCCACCCCGACCTCGACATCCGGGTCGTGGAGCCCTTCACGCTCTCCCTCCCGGCCCGCCTCGACGGGCGGATAAATGTGCGCCTGCAGGACCTGTCGGGGGCGCTCGACGACGCCGACATCGTCGTCCTCCTCGTCGACCACGATCAGTTCACCTCGATCCCGAAGACGCGCCTGGAAGGCCGGGTGGTCTTCGATACCCGGGGCGCCTGGCGCTAGGGTGGCGAGAGGGAGGACCTGGCTGATCGTGGCGGCAGGCTCAGTTGCCGTCATCGTTGGCGCGGCCCTGGCAATCACGGCGCTGCAGGCTCCCCCACCCGCCCCATCCGCGGTGCCGGCACCGACCATAACTCCTGCTCCCGTGCCGACAACGGCACCTGGGCCTGCCCCAGGGGCCGCCTTCGCCGGGCCAGGGAACACCGGCCCATTCGCTGCAGGATTCGCTCCCACCTCCGGATACGCCGGGCCGATGACCGTCACCGTCGACGGAACGGTGATCACGAACCGAGTCATCCCCGCCGGCCTGGTCATCGCGGCGAACGACGTGACCGTGCAGGGCAACATCATCGAGGGCCCCACCGCGCTGTCCTTCGACCAGGCGGCCCTCCGGGTGGAAGGGGAGCGGGTGAAGATCCTCGACAATCTGATCAGGGGAACCTCGGCATCCGACTGGACCCAGGACCCGATCAACGGTGTGAAGTTGGTGGGCGCGTCGGTACAGTTCGCGCGAAACGACGTCAACCACATCGCCGGGGACGGCATCAGCCTGTATGGCGAGGGCGCCACGGTCATCGGAAACTGGGTTCATGACTTCGTGGTGCGCGACGGGGGCGCTCACTACGATGGCCTGCACTACCCCACGCCAGGGAACGATCAGGCCATGGCCGCCCTCATCCAGGACAACACCATCGAACTCTGGGTTCTCGGTTCGGTCGACAGCGGCATGACTGCGGCCCTCGGACTCCCCGATCTCTCGCCGGGCATCGTGGTCGACCACAACCTCATAGCTGGAGGCAACTATGCCCTCATGGGAGGCGGCCCCGGCACGACGATCACCAGAAACCTGTTCTGGACCAAATTCTCTGACGAGGTCGGCTTCTATGGCCCGGCCGCGTACGTGGGAGAGAGCGGCGACGTCGTGTGGACTGACAACGCCTATACGGACGATGGCTCAAGCGAGGGCGCTCCCCTCGGGCCGTAGCCGCGCGGTCGCGATCGCGCTAACGTCCAGACACGACTCGTGCGGGGCAACGACTCAGGAAACGGTGGTGGCAGGTGCGCGTGGAATTCGGTTTCCCCGCAGAGACGGATCTCGGCGAATGGACCTCGGAACACGCCAACGGCCGCAGGCCGGACGCCCTTCCCTACGGGATGAACAGGCTTCGCGACAGCGGCATCGACCTGGTCACGTCTGCGCTGCCTCGACTGAGCGCGCCGGACAAGGGACGGCTCCTGGCCGGGCTCGTGTCCCGCGACGCGTCTCCGGACTGGTCTATAGCCTGGGACGAGCATGCGGCGCTTAGGCTGCGCGCTGGCGGCCACGGTGAACGATTCGCCTTCGGGGTGGTCTGGGCCACAGAACGGGACCGGGGTGCGTTGGCACGTGCTCGCGCCGGTGCCATCCTCCGCATGCTGGGCACGCCTGACCTCGTCTGGGTCACGAGTGACGCCCAGCTTGAACCGCTGCGAAAGATGGTCGGACCACGAGTGCGGGTTGAATTCTTGCAATTCGGCGTCGACACGGACTTCTTCGTCGGCCGCGAGCAGCCACAGGAACCCGCCGTCCTCTCGGTCGGCAACGATGCGGACCGGGACATACCGACCCTGCTGTCCGCCCTCTCGATCGTGCATGGCGAACGACCGGAGGTGGCTCTTCGCGTCCAATTCACGGGTGATCTGGCGGTACCGGCCGGCGTCACCCGGCTGCCCCTGATGAGCCACGCCGCGCTCAGGGAAGAGTATGCACGGGCGAGCGTCGTCGCGGTCGCCACCCGGCCCAACCTGCACATTTCCGGACTGACGGCGACCCTGGAGGCAATGTCCACCGGGCGTGCGGTGGTGGTCACAGACAGGCCAGGGGTTCAGCGCTACGTCGGCCACGACCGGTGGGGATTGCTCTCTGAGCCCGGAAGCGCCGACGCCTTGGCGTCGAACATCCTGAGCGCCCTCGACCCGGCCCGCGGAGCGCGTTTGGGCGCCGCCGGGCGCCGGGCCGCCGTCGAGGAGTTCAACACGGCCACAATGGCTAGCCAGCTGGCGGTGCTTCTGAGTGGCCACAGTTTCTGAGCGACCACAGCTTCCGAGCGACCACCCCCGGAGGCCGGGTCACACCGTGACGGCATCCCGCGTTGCAGCCACGAATTCCACCGGCCGCTCACCGATGCCGAAGTAGTGCTCGATGGCCCCGACAATCCTCCCGGCGGCCTGGCCGTCGCCGTACGGGTTGATGGCGTGCGCCATCACCGCGTAGGCGACCGGGTCGGTGAGTAGCTCGGTTGTGGCGGCCACGATACGGTCTTCATCGGTGCCGATCAGGCGCACCGTATTGGCGATGACGGCTTCGGGTCGTTCGGTCGTCTCCCGCAACACCAGCACCGGCTTTCCCAGGCTCGGCGCCTCCTCCTGAATCCCTCCGCTGTCGGTCAGCACGAGTGTGCAGGCACCCATCACATACGCCAGGTCGACGTAATCCAGCGGCTCTGTGACCAGTACATTCGGCACCCCGACCAGGGCAGGCAAGAGCGCTTCCCTGACTGTGGGGTTCAGGTGGGCTGGGAGCACGAAAAGCACCCCGGGGAAGCGGTGGGCAAGCCGGGCAATCGCGCGAGAGATGCCGACCATCGGAGCACCCCAGTTCTCGCGCCGGTGGCTGGTGACCAACACGACGCGCTCGGCGCGATCCACCCGGGACAACACCGGGTTGATCGGGGCGATCTGGCGTGCCGTGACGTCCAGCAGCGCGTCGATCACGGTGTTCCCGGTGACGTGGATGGTGTCGGGCCGGATGCCCTCAGCGAGGAGGTTCGCTCGCGAGGTGGGCGTCGGTGCCAGGTGCAGCGATGCCAGGGCGGTGGTGAGGCGACGGTTGATCTCTTCGGGGAATGGGTCGTAGCGGTCCCCCGTGCGCAATCCCGCCTCAACATGGGCAACCGGGATACGTGCGTAGAAGGAGGCGAGCGCCGCCGAGAACACTGTGCTGGTATCCCCTTGCACGACCACCAGGTCGGGCCGGCGCTCCTGAAGGATCGGGCCGAGTCCCGACATCACCAGAGAGGTGATTCCGGCCAGATCCGGTCGGCCCGTCAGAACGTCGAGGTCGTAGTGGGGGCGGATGCCGAACAGGGTGTTCACCTGGTCGAGCATCGTCCGATGTTGGCCGGTGACGACGATCACGGGATCAAGGCTCTGAGACGCGTCCATCGCACGCAACACCGGTGCCAGTTTGATCGCTTCCGGCCGAGTTCCGTAGACCACAAGGATGGTGAGCATGAACGCCCCAATGCTTCATCTGTCGAGAGCAGACTCCCTGATGAAAGCCCGCATCCTGCTGAGTGACGCTTGGCCAGATCATGGTGGGAACCCCGACCGCTCAACCATGATAATTCCTCATCAATCGAGTGAGGTATCCCCCGTTAGGGGACTTGATTCTTCCTCACAGGTGACCTTCGAGAGAGTTCCAGGCTTCCGGTTTCGTTTGTTTTCCTCGGATGGGCAATGTAAGGATGGGCTTTCCGGCGGGCCATTTGGGGGGCGTCTTCCCGTCGGTTTCCCGGCACTTTGAATCCCTACGTTCTCTGGGTCCACGTTCCTATGTACTTGGAGATGTTCCATGCAATTCCGAACCATTCATTCCCGCCCGCGATCGGCAATCGCGGGCGTGGCAGTCGCCGCGGCCGCCTCATTGGCGCTCGTCCTCGGCGCGGCCGTTCCGGCCACCGCGCTTCCTCTCGCCTCTGCCACGGCACCCGCGACCGAGACCCTGTGGGGCACAAAGGCTCCTCCTGGGGCCGTCGTCGACAGCGATCGTGCCAGCGTCGAGTTGGGCACGACCTTCACCGCCAAAAAGGCCGGCCAGATCCTCGGTGTGCGGTTCTGGAAGACCGCCGAGAACAGCGGAAAGCACACGGGTACCCTCTGGTCGGCGAGCGGAGCGAAGCTCGCCACGGCCACGTTCACGGCCGAAACAACCAGCGGCTGGCAGACCGTGCGCTTCTCGACTCCCGTCTCGGTGAAGGCGGGGACTCGCTACGTTGCCTCCTACCACGCCCCCAACGGGCGCTACGTGGCCACCACCAAGCTGAACGCGCCGGCGGTTTCGACCACCTCCCTGTCGGTCGCGGCCGGCAGCGGAACGTACGCGTACGGTTCGGCCCCGGCATTCCCGACGAAGTCCTGGAATTCGGCCGGTTACTGGACGGATGTCGTCTTCTCGGCCTCCAGCACGTCCACCTCCGCACCGACGCCGGTTCCTGCACCCACAACGGCTCCGACCACGACGCCGAAGCCGACTACGACCCCGACTCCGACTCCGACGCCGAAGCCGACCTCGGCGCCTGCCCCCGCGGCAGGAGCGTTCGCCGGGGCCACGAATACCGGTGCCGCTGCAGCCGGATTCAACCCGACCCAGGCGTACACCGGCCCGTTGACCGTCACCGTCCCCGGAACCGTCATCACGAACCGCATCATCCCGGCCGGTTTGCGCATTGAGGCCGACGACGTGACTGTGCAGGGCAACATCATCCAGGGGCCCACCGAAGTCTCCTGGGACCAGGCCGCTCTGCATGTCACCGGTGACCGCGTCAAGGTGCTCGACAACGACATCCGGGGAACGTCAGCCACAGACTGGACCAAGAACCCCATCAACGGAGTGAAGCTGGTCGGCGAGTACCCCGAATTCAGCCGCAACAATGTGTCCCGGATCGCCGGCGATGGCATCAGCATCTACGGCGACAACGCGAAGCTCGTCGGCAACTGGGTGCACGACTTCACCTTCCGTGACGGCGGCGTGCACTACGACGGCCTGCACTACCCCGGCCAGGCCGGAGACGACACCACGGAGCCTGCCCTGATCAAGGACAACACGGTTGAGCTGTGGGCCTCGGGCGGAACCAGCGGCATGACCGCGGCCATGGGATTCCCCAAGATCGCTTCGAAGATCGTCGTGGACCACAACCTGGTCGCCGGCGGGAACTACTCGATGTGGGGCGGCGGAAGCGGCATCACCTACAAGAACAACATGTTCTGGACCAAGTTCTCGTCGAAGGTCGGCTATTACGGTCCCACCGCCTACATCGGTGAGGTGGGTCCGGTGACCTGGACCAACAACTCGTACACCAACGACGGCAAGACCAGCAGCGCTCCGATGAGCAGCTACTGATCTCAGGCCGCCCCATCGCCCCCGATCGGGCGTAGGCGTTCAGGGAGTGGGTCCGGCGATGCCGCGGCCCACTCCCATCAGCGCACGCGCTGCCGCCCGGCGAACAGGCCGGTTGACCCGGATCAGCTCACCCACCAGTGCGCCGGCCCAGAACAAGGTGCTCGGCACCCGGCCGTGCCTCGACCTGAACAGCTTCACCCGGTTGCGGGAGAGTAGGGCAAACAGCGCGGCGGACTCATGGGAGTCGCCCTCGAAATGCACCGCGACAGCGGCCGGTGTGTAGCGCAGCTCAAAGCCGGCGTCCCTGGCTCGCAACGCGAAATCGGTTTCCTCCGAATACAGGAAGTACGACTCGTCCCAGGGGCCGACCGCCACCCAGCAGGGCCGTGAAATCAGCAGCGCCGCCCCCGTGGCCCAGTCCGCCCGTCCGGGCCGGTCGTACAGTTCTGGGCGCTCCTCCACCTCGCCCAGCGCCGGGATGCGGCCCGCGCGATGGCCCCCGAGCATGGCTTCACCCCAGGCGCGCGCGACGGTCGGTTCCCGGCGGAGGGATGATCGAAGCGCACCGAACTGGTCGGTCAGCCGGGGGACGACGATTCCCGCGCCCGTTGTGTGCATCTCGTCGACCATGGCCTGTATGGCGCCCGGCGCGAGCCTCACGTCAGGATTGACCAGCAGGAAGGCGTCGGCCCCTTCGGCCGAGACCATGCCCGCGTTCGCGCCGGCAGCGTAACCGGCGTTGCGGCCCGTCTGCACGATCTGTGCGTCGGGCATGAGGCTCCGGACAAGAGCCACCGACCCGTCCTGGGAGGCGTTGTCGACCACGATCAACCGCACACGGCCATTGACTTCGGATGCCTGTACGGACATGATCAGGTCGCCCAGAACCGCGGCGCTGTTCCAGGTCACAACGATGACGGCCACTGTAGTGTCCGTCGTGGGACTGTACGGCATCTGCTGGACCCCCTGGGCTTGTCGAGGCATTATGCACTGCAGGTGGCGTCACCGCCAGCCGACCCGGCAGTCGATCGCCGACAATCCGCATTTGGAGGCCCCCGTGAGTTCACCGCTGATTGCCACGGTGATCGTGCCCGCGCACAATGAGGAGTCCGGGCTTCGCCGACTTCTTCCGCAGCTCCTGGGGTCCGCCGCAGCCGGTGAGGTCAAGGTCATCGTCGTCTGCAACGGATGCACAGACCGAAGCGCTGCCGAGGCGCGCTCGTTCGGCCCGGATGTCGAGGTGGTCGAGCTGCCGGTGCCGTCCAAGGTCGCGGCGTTGGAGGCAGGCATGGCCGTAGTGGGCGACTTCCCGGTCGCCTTCGTGGACGCGGATGTCGTGCTCACCACCGACGGCCTCCGGGCCCTCGCCGCCCAGCTGAGGCATCCGGGGGTGCTGGCGGCCGCCCCGCGACGGGAGCTGAAGCGCGAGCGGGTGTCCTGGGCCGCCCGCTGGTACTACGACGTCTGGGAACGGCTGCCCACCGTGCAGGCCGGACTCTTCGGTCGCGGAGTCATCATGCTCTCGACGGCCGGTTTCAGCCGGATTGCCGCGCTGCCCCGATTCATGTCTGATGATCTGGCCTATTCCGAGGCGTTCAGGCCCGGTGAACGCCGCATCGCCCCCGACGCCATCGCCGAGGTGTGGCCGGCACGCACGTGGCGGGCGCTCCTGAACCGGCGCATCAGGGTGGTTCGCGGCGTGAACGAATTGAATCGTGCCGGTCGGCTCTCCGCGTCGGCGTCGACCGGGCCTCGCGACCTGCTGCG belongs to Cryobacterium sp. SO2 and includes:
- the wecB gene encoding UDP-N-acetylglucosamine 2-epimerase (non-hydrolyzing) codes for the protein MLTILVVYGTRPEAIKLAPVLRAMDASQSLDPVIVVTGQHRTMLDQVNTLFGIRPHYDLDVLTGRPDLAGITSLVMSGLGPILQERRPDLVVVQGDTSTVFSAALASFYARIPVAHVEAGLRTGDRYDPFPEEINRRLTTALASLHLAPTPTSRANLLAEGIRPDTIHVTGNTVIDALLDVTARQIAPINPVLSRVDRAERVVLVTSHRRENWGAPMVGISRAIARLAHRFPGVLFVLPAHLNPTVREALLPALVGVPNVLVTEPLDYVDLAYVMGACTLVLTDSGGIQEEAPSLGKPVLVLRETTERPEAVIANTVRLIGTDEDRIVAATTELLTDPVAYAVMAHAINPYGDGQAAGRIVGAIEHYFGIGERPVEFVAATRDAVTV
- a CDS encoding glycosyltransferase family 4 protein, whose product is MEFGFPAETDLGEWTSEHANGRRPDALPYGMNRLRDSGIDLVTSALPRLSAPDKGRLLAGLVSRDASPDWSIAWDEHAALRLRAGGHGERFAFGVVWATERDRGALARARAGAILRMLGTPDLVWVTSDAQLEPLRKMVGPRVRVEFLQFGVDTDFFVGREQPQEPAVLSVGNDADRDIPTLLSALSIVHGERPEVALRVQFTGDLAVPAGVTRLPLMSHAALREEYARASVVAVATRPNLHISGLTATLEAMSTGRAVVVTDRPGVQRYVGHDRWGLLSEPGSADALASNILSALDPARGARLGAAGRRAAVEEFNTATMASQLAVLLSGHSF
- a CDS encoding DUF4082 domain-containing protein codes for the protein MAVAAAASLALVLGAAVPATALPLASATAPATETLWGTKAPPGAVVDSDRASVELGTTFTAKKAGQILGVRFWKTAENSGKHTGTLWSASGAKLATATFTAETTSGWQTVRFSTPVSVKAGTRYVASYHAPNGRYVATTKLNAPAVSTTSLSVAAGSGTYAYGSAPAFPTKSWNSAGYWTDVVFSASSTSTSAPTPVPAPTTAPTTTPKPTTTPTPTPTPKPTSAPAPAAGAFAGATNTGAAAAGFNPTQAYTGPLTVTVPGTVITNRIIPAGLRIEADDVTVQGNIIQGPTEVSWDQAALHVTGDRVKVLDNDIRGTSATDWTKNPINGVKLVGEYPEFSRNNVSRIAGDGISIYGDNAKLVGNWVHDFTFRDGGVHYDGLHYPGQAGDDTTEPALIKDNTVELWASGGTSGMTAAMGFPKIASKIVVDHNLVAGGNYSMWGGGSGITYKNNMFWTKFSSKVGYYGPTAYIGEVGPVTWTNNSYTNDGKTSSAPMSSY
- the wecC gene encoding UDP-N-acetyl-D-mannosamine dehydrogenase, with translation MDDTFTGRVAILGLGYIGLPTAVALATRGIEVAGVDINEAIVEAVSLGRVPFVEPDLAIAVSGAVSVGRLTASTVVPEADAFIIAVPTPFLPDHSADLSYIRAAVDQIAPNLKPGNLVVLESTSPPGTTDQVSRWLAVLRPDLRFPHEVDGMSDVCVAHCPERVLPGRIMIEMITNDRVIGGITRRCADKAAALYRVFAQGKILTTDAASAEMAKLVENAYRDVNIAFANELSLISERLRLDVWEIIGLANHHPRVNILSPGPGVGGHCIAVDPWFIVGAAPDLARIIRTAREVNDSKPLHVAQQVGDKASRFREPTVACLGLSFKANVDDMRESPAVDVVVAIADAHPDLDIRVVEPFTLSLPARLDGRINVRLQDLSGALDDADIVVLLVDHDQFTSIPKTRLEGRVVFDTRGAWR
- a CDS encoding glycosyltransferase; this translates as MAVIVVTWNSAAVLGDLIMSVQASEVNGRVRLIVVDNASQDGSVALVRSLMPDAQIVQTGRNAGYAAGANAGMVSAEGADAFLLVNPDVRLAPGAIQAMVDEMHTTGAGIVVPRLTDQFGALRSSLRREPTVARAWGEAMLGGHRAGRIPALGEVEERPELYDRPGRADWATGAALLISRPCWVAVGPWDESYFLYSEETDFALRARDAGFELRYTPAAVAVHFEGDSHESAALFALLSRNRVKLFRSRHGRVPSTLFWAGALVGELIRVNRPVRRAAARALMGVGRGIAGPTP
- a CDS encoding glycosyltransferase, giving the protein MSSPLIATVIVPAHNEESGLRRLLPQLLGSAAAGEVKVIVVCNGCTDRSAAEARSFGPDVEVVELPVPSKVAALEAGMAVVGDFPVAFVDADVVLTTDGLRALAAQLRHPGVLAAAPRRELKRERVSWAARWYYDVWERLPTVQAGLFGRGVIMLSTAGFSRIAALPRFMSDDLAYSEAFRPGERRIAPDAIAEVWPARTWRALLNRRIRVVRGVNELNRAGRLSASASTGPRDLLRIVHNEPLLVGPLLLFLITTAVARWVARSATPGPLAWNRDDSSRTA